One Lactobacillus sp. CBA3606 DNA segment encodes these proteins:
- a CDS encoding LysM domain-containing protein — protein MSQKNDNEKSQKDKPWDKTFEDDRDDSGNLSRTQKRKRNNSNSTLTTILVVLILLLALAPIGYFLVRKNSLNSPQQTEQVASSSSKKKSSSAALAKSTSKAAAKKSASTVAAKKQAAKRSSRLAVASSKAKAASASSSAADSSTSASSASSSSSSSSSSAGTKYVTVEAGQGVYRVATNAGISVDKLLELNGLSSGATISAGQRLRVR, from the coding sequence ATGAGTCAAAAGAATGATAATGAAAAGTCCCAGAAAGATAAACCATGGGACAAAACTTTTGAAGACGATCGGGATGATTCGGGTAATTTATCGCGAACTCAAAAACGCAAACGAAATAATAGTAATTCAACGTTAACCACCATTTTAGTGGTTTTAATTTTGTTGCTCGCCTTAGCACCAATTGGATATTTCTTGGTGCGTAAAAATTCACTGAATAGTCCACAACAAACTGAGCAAGTCGCTAGTTCGAGTTCTAAGAAAAAGTCATCGAGTGCGGCCCTTGCTAAATCGACTTCAAAAGCCGCAGCTAAAAAAAGTGCGTCCACTGTAGCGGCCAAGAAGCAGGCGGCTAAACGTAGTAGTCGTTTAGCGGTTGCAAGTTCTAAAGCTAAGGCTGCTTCAGCGTCAAGTAGTGCGGCTGATAGCAGTACTAGCGCAAGCAGTGCTAGTAGCAGTAGTAGTTCCTCATCATCTTCAGCAGGAACCAAGTACGTCACCGTTGAAGCGGGCCAAGGTGTTTATCGGGTCGCAACCAATGCTGGAATTTCAGTGGATAAGTTACTGGAATTAAATGGGTTATCGTCTGGCGCAACGATTTCAGCTGGACAACGGTTACGCGTCCGTTAA
- the cmk gene encoding (d)CMP kinase → MAKQGLQVAIDGPASAGKSTVAKLVAKRFGYVYVDTGAMYRTVTYWAMQHQVALTDEAAVIALMPTLTISFKPGEPDQLVFANTVDVTMAIRQPDVTNNVSTIAALPKVREILTDQQRRIAAAGGVVMDGRDIGTTVLPQAEVKIFLVASAAERAQRRYTENLKKGIRTPLAQLQAEIELRDHKDSTRKVSPLTQANDAILVDTTPMSIEEVVTTIAEIIKKQNSTI, encoded by the coding sequence ATGGCTAAGCAAGGACTTCAAGTTGCCATCGATGGACCAGCATCAGCTGGTAAAAGCACGGTGGCAAAGTTAGTAGCAAAACGGTTTGGGTATGTGTATGTGGATACTGGCGCCATGTATCGAACCGTCACTTATTGGGCGATGCAACATCAGGTTGCGTTGACTGATGAAGCGGCCGTGATTGCTTTAATGCCCACGTTAACCATTAGTTTCAAGCCAGGGGAACCTGATCAATTGGTTTTTGCTAATACGGTCGACGTGACAATGGCGATTCGGCAACCGGATGTAACTAATAATGTGTCAACAATTGCGGCATTGCCTAAAGTTCGTGAGATTTTGACTGACCAGCAACGCCGCATTGCGGCCGCTGGTGGGGTCGTCATGGATGGTCGCGATATTGGGACCACTGTCTTGCCACAGGCAGAAGTAAAGATTTTCTTAGTGGCTTCGGCGGCGGAACGGGCGCAACGGCGGTATACGGAAAACTTAAAAAAGGGGATCCGAACCCCGCTCGCACAATTACAAGCCGAAATTGAATTACGTGATCATAAGGATTCAACCCGGAAGGTGTCACCTTTGACACAGGCAAACGACGCAATCTTAGTGGATACGACGCCAATGTCGATTGAAGAAGTTGTGACAACCATTGCGGAAATTATAAAAAAACAAAATTCAACAATCTAA